A region of Pseudomonas putida DNA encodes the following proteins:
- a CDS encoding ferric reductase-like transmembrane domain-containing protein: MKPLTLPSGWKLFTALAGLTLAMTAVALAANPPGPDSLRAAIRATARSSFALFLITFLASSLVTFLPGSGSRRLVRERRYLGLAFAFSHTVHGLLLYRYAQQFPDLFWSDRTATSSLPGTIGYLFLALLTLTSFKAPMRVLGANTWKALHCIGMWVLAGVFCLSFYKRIPMAGWYPVAFALMFSAIAFKLTAKLALRQRRTTTALS, translated from the coding sequence ATGAAACCCCTCACCCTGCCCTCTGGCTGGAAGCTGTTTACCGCCCTGGCCGGTTTGACGCTGGCAATGACTGCCGTGGCGCTGGCCGCCAACCCACCCGGCCCGGACAGCCTGCGCGCGGCTATCCGGGCCACCGCTCGCAGCTCCTTCGCACTGTTTCTGATTACCTTTCTGGCTTCGTCGCTGGTCACCTTTCTGCCCGGCTCCGGTAGCCGTCGCCTGGTGCGCGAGCGGCGCTACCTGGGCCTGGCCTTCGCCTTCTCGCACACCGTGCACGGGCTGTTGCTCTACCGCTATGCGCAGCAGTTTCCGGATCTGTTCTGGAGCGATCGCACAGCCACTTCCAGCCTGCCGGGCACAATCGGCTACCTGTTCCTTGCGTTGCTCACCCTGACCTCGTTCAAGGCCCCGATGCGCGTGCTCGGCGCGAATACCTGGAAGGCCCTGCACTGCATCGGCATGTGGGTATTGGCCGGGGTGTTCTGCCTGTCGTTCTACAAACGCATCCCGATGGCTGGCTGGTACCCGGTGGCCTTCGCCCTGATGTTCAGCGCCATCGCCTTCAAGCTCACCGCCAAACTGGCCCTGCGCCAGCGCCGCACTACCACCGCCCTGTCCTGA
- a CDS encoding sensor histidine kinase, producing the protein MKWPRTLASRLALIFFTGLVLAYGLSFGLQAYERYISSRSMMLNNLEQDVATSVAILDRLPAAERAAWLPRLERRTYRYHLDHGQDGQAMPTSDPPMAAESIVKAIGDDYRLTFQEIPGPNTHFQVHLSLADGAPLTVDVTPTPVPVARWLPVVLLIQLALLLLCTWLAVRLAIGPLTRLSQAVDNLDPDKPSVQLDESGPREVKYAAVAFNALQARIAAYLKERMQLLAAISHDLQTPITRMKLRVEVMDEGVEKDKLWHDLDAMEHLVREGVAYARSMDINTEARCRINLDAFLDSLVFDYQDSGAQVERHGNAEGLLETRPHALRRVLVNLVDNALKFAGKAQLEVSREQGCTKIRVLDDGPGIPEDELNEVLKPFYRVESSRNRSTGGTGLGLAIAQQLTQAMGGRLTLSNRQGGGLCAQIELK; encoded by the coding sequence ATGAAATGGCCACGGACCCTCGCCTCACGGCTGGCACTGATCTTCTTCACAGGCCTGGTGCTGGCCTATGGGCTGTCGTTCGGCCTGCAAGCCTACGAGCGCTACATCAGCAGCCGTTCGATGATGCTCAACAACCTGGAGCAGGACGTCGCCACCTCGGTGGCCATTCTCGACCGCCTGCCCGCAGCCGAACGCGCCGCCTGGCTGCCGCGCCTGGAACGGCGCACCTACCGCTACCACCTTGACCATGGCCAGGATGGCCAGGCGATGCCTACCAGCGACCCGCCCATGGCCGCCGAATCGATCGTCAAAGCCATCGGCGACGACTATCGCCTGACCTTCCAGGAGATCCCAGGCCCGAATACGCATTTTCAGGTGCACTTGAGCCTCGCCGATGGCGCCCCCCTGACCGTTGACGTCACCCCGACCCCCGTACCGGTTGCCCGCTGGCTGCCGGTAGTACTGCTGATCCAGCTGGCCTTGCTGTTGCTGTGTACCTGGCTTGCAGTACGCCTGGCCATCGGCCCGCTCACCCGCCTGTCGCAGGCGGTGGACAACCTCGACCCAGACAAGCCCAGTGTGCAACTGGACGAAAGCGGCCCGCGCGAGGTGAAGTACGCCGCCGTCGCCTTCAATGCCTTGCAGGCGCGTATCGCGGCCTATCTCAAGGAGCGCATGCAGTTGCTGGCGGCGATTTCCCACGATCTGCAAACCCCCATCACCCGCATGAAGTTGCGGGTCGAAGTGATGGATGAGGGGGTCGAGAAAGACAAGCTGTGGCACGACCTGGATGCCATGGAGCATCTGGTACGCGAAGGTGTCGCGTATGCCCGCAGCATGGACATCAACACCGAGGCCCGGTGCCGGATCAACCTCGACGCCTTCCTCGACAGCCTGGTGTTCGATTACCAGGACAGCGGCGCCCAGGTCGAACGCCACGGCAACGCCGAAGGCCTGCTGGAAACCCGCCCGCATGCGTTGCGCAGGGTCCTGGTCAACCTGGTGGACAATGCCCTTAAATTCGCCGGCAAAGCACAACTGGAGGTCAGCCGTGAGCAGGGCTGCACCAAAATCCGAGTACTCGATGACGGCCCAGGTATTCCGGAAGATGAGCTCAATGAAGTGCTCAAGCCCTTTTACCGGGTAGAGAGCTCGCGCAACCGCAGTACCGGGGGCACCGGGCTGGGGCTGGCGATCGCTCAGCAATTGACCCAGGCCATGGGGGGGCGATTGACCCTTAGCAATCGCCAGGGCGGCGGGCTGTGTGCACAAATCGAGCTGAAATGA
- a CDS encoding response regulator, with protein MEHVDHILIVDDDREIRELVGNYLKKNGLRTSIVADGRQMRAFLEANSVDLIVLDIMMPGDDGLLLCRELRAGKHRNTPVLMLTARNDETDRIIGLEMGADDYLTKPFSARELLARINAVLRRTRMLPPNLTISESSRLVAFGQWRLDTTARHLLDSEDTLVALSGAEYRLLRVFLDHPQRVLSREQLLNLTQGREADIFDRSIDLLVSRLRQRLGDDAREPSCIKTVRSEGYVFSLPVQLLESPS; from the coding sequence ATGGAACACGTCGATCACATCCTGATCGTCGACGACGACCGCGAGATCCGCGAACTGGTCGGCAACTACCTGAAGAAGAACGGCCTGCGCACCAGCATCGTGGCCGATGGGCGGCAGATGCGCGCCTTTCTCGAAGCCAACAGCGTCGACCTGATCGTCCTCGACATCATGATGCCCGGCGACGATGGCCTGTTGCTGTGCCGTGAACTGCGCGCCGGCAAGCACCGCAACACCCCCGTGCTGATGCTGACTGCACGCAACGACGAGACCGACCGCATCATCGGCCTGGAGATGGGCGCCGACGACTACCTGACCAAGCCTTTTTCCGCGCGTGAACTGCTGGCCCGCATCAATGCCGTATTACGCCGCACGCGCATGCTGCCGCCCAACCTGACCATCAGTGAAAGCAGCCGCCTGGTAGCCTTCGGCCAGTGGCGCCTGGACACCACCGCGCGCCACCTGCTCGACAGCGAAGACACCCTGGTGGCCCTGAGCGGTGCAGAATACCGGCTGTTGCGTGTATTTCTCGACCACCCGCAGCGGGTGCTCAGCCGCGAACAACTGCTCAACCTGACCCAGGGCCGCGAAGCAGACATTTTCGACCGCTCCATCGACCTGCTGGTCAGCCGATTGCGCCAGCGCCTGGGTGACGACGCCCGTGAACCCAGCTGCATCAAGACCGTGCGCAGCGAAGGCTACGTCTTTTCACTGCCGGTGCAACTGCTTGAGTCGCCCTCATGA